Proteins from a genomic interval of Symmachiella macrocystis:
- the lysS gene encoding lysine--tRNA ligase, with protein MAKQQKIDRFERDRLVKLEKIESLGIDPWGQRFDDHQPIEKIRSMAPAESGVTGERVRIAGRLMSRNNKGKLKFYFLQDWSGKVQLMVSRADVSEEQWELIGALDIGDLIGVDGTLRLTNTGEVTVFVETITFLTKSLSQPPEKHSGVKDIEILLRQRYLDLIYNEGVLQRMLKRTEIIASMRQTLAGEGFVEVETPVLHAIAGGAAAKPFITHHNALDIDLYLRIALELHLKRLMVGGVERVFEIGRVFRNEGIDATHNPEFTMTEIYQAYGNYESMMDLTEKIVVDAVKKISDEMVLPWGEETIDFTPPWPRKTYADLFAEHAGCDMHDSAAVAEVAATHHIETADKHPDVIVNDVFEATVEDHLQGPVFVIDYPASICPLTKRKQDNPAIAERFELFIKGMELANAYTELNDPRLQEELFLTQLEGQTEEDSMAKMDHEFIKALKVGMPPAGGLGIGIDRLVMLLTDSRSIRDVIYFPLLRPEGAEE; from the coding sequence ATGGCTAAGCAGCAGAAAATTGACCGTTTTGAACGTGATCGCCTGGTTAAGCTCGAGAAAATCGAGTCACTTGGAATCGATCCGTGGGGACAACGGTTCGATGACCACCAGCCGATCGAAAAAATCCGCAGCATGGCGCCTGCGGAGTCGGGCGTGACTGGCGAACGGGTGCGGATCGCCGGACGGCTGATGTCGCGGAACAACAAGGGCAAACTCAAGTTCTATTTTCTGCAAGATTGGTCCGGCAAGGTCCAACTGATGGTCTCCCGGGCGGATGTCTCGGAGGAACAGTGGGAATTGATCGGCGCGCTGGATATTGGCGACTTGATCGGCGTGGACGGCACGCTGCGGTTGACGAATACCGGCGAAGTGACCGTCTTCGTGGAGACGATCACCTTCTTGACCAAGTCGTTGTCGCAACCGCCGGAAAAACATTCAGGCGTCAAAGACATTGAGATCTTGCTGCGACAGCGGTACCTCGATTTGATTTACAACGAGGGCGTCCTGCAGCGGATGCTCAAGCGGACGGAAATCATTGCCTCGATGCGTCAAACGTTGGCGGGCGAGGGATTTGTCGAAGTCGAAACCCCTGTGTTGCACGCCATTGCCGGCGGTGCGGCGGCGAAGCCGTTTATTACACATCACAATGCGCTGGACATTGACCTGTACTTACGAATCGCTTTGGAATTGCACCTGAAGCGGTTGATGGTCGGTGGTGTCGAGCGGGTTTTTGAAATCGGCCGCGTGTTTCGCAACGAAGGGATCGATGCGACACACAATCCGGAATTCACGATGACGGAGATTTATCAGGCGTACGGCAACTACGAATCGATGATGGATCTCACGGAAAAAATTGTCGTCGATGCTGTGAAAAAAATCTCCGACGAAATGGTGCTGCCTTGGGGCGAAGAGACGATCGACTTCACCCCGCCGTGGCCGCGCAAGACCTATGCCGACTTGTTCGCTGAACATGCCGGTTGCGATATGCATGACAGCGCCGCAGTCGCTGAAGTTGCCGCCACACACCACATCGAAACAGCCGACAAACACCCGGATGTGATCGTCAACGACGTCTTCGAGGCGACGGTTGAGGATCATCTGCAAGGACCGGTCTTCGTGATCGACTACCCGGCTTCGATTTGTCCGCTGACCAAACGTAAACAAGACAATCCCGCAATCGCCGAACGTTTCGAGTTATTCATCAAAGGGATGGAGTTGGCGAACGCGTATACAGAATTGAATGACCCCCGCTTGCAGGAGGAATTGTTCCTCACGCAATTGGAGGGGCAAACGGAAGAGGATTCGATGGCGAAGATGGATCATGAATTCATCAAAGCCTTGAAAGTCGGCATGCCGCCGGCAGGCGGATTGGGAATCGGCATCGACCGTTTGGTGATGCTGCTGACCGATAGTCGCAGTATTCGGGATGTGATCTACTTCCCGTTGTTGCGACCGGAAGGTGCTGAGGAATAA
- a CDS encoding class I SAM-dependent methyltransferase has product MAWGDFTKQAAAYRLSRPSYPVELLEEILNEADLVVGDRVVDLGAGTGIFSQLLLDQGLEVTAIEPNAEMRKYGEETCQVTWLDATFEQTGLPDASQKWCFAAQAFHWADVPQSLAEIRRILGPGGGLTVLWNERNNGQSEILSWVQEALSRHVPEFDHDYRTRDWAEELVSTGDFSMVTPLSVPHTVRMPKARFLELWRSNNQLTTIAGPERLAAFFADLEDHLKTIGAEEIDVPYLCKAWTAT; this is encoded by the coding sequence ATGGCGTGGGGAGATTTCACAAAACAAGCTGCGGCCTATCGACTGTCCCGACCATCGTATCCGGTCGAGTTGCTCGAAGAGATTTTGAACGAGGCCGATCTCGTGGTCGGTGATCGCGTGGTGGACCTTGGCGCGGGAACCGGAATCTTTTCGCAGTTGTTGCTCGACCAGGGCTTGGAAGTCACGGCAATCGAGCCGAACGCCGAAATGCGGAAATACGGCGAAGAAACCTGCCAAGTCACGTGGCTGGATGCGACGTTTGAACAGACCGGTCTGCCGGATGCGTCACAAAAATGGTGCTTTGCCGCTCAGGCGTTCCATTGGGCGGACGTACCCCAAAGTTTGGCCGAAATCCGCAGAATCCTGGGGCCGGGCGGCGGATTGACCGTGTTGTGGAACGAGCGCAATAACGGTCAAAGTGAGATCCTCAGTTGGGTGCAGGAGGCGCTCAGTCGGCATGTGCCGGAATTTGATCACGATTATCGCACGCGGGACTGGGCTGAGGAGTTGGTCTCCACGGGCGATTTCTCAATGGTCACGCCACTGAGCGTGCCTCACACGGTGCGGATGCCTAAAGCACGATTTTTAGAGTTGTGGCGGAGCAACAATCAATTGACCACCATCGCAGGCCCAGAGCGATTGGCGGCATTTTTTGCGGATCTGGAAGACCATCTCAAAACGATCGGCGCGGAAGAGATTGACGTGCCTTATCTCTGTAAAGCATGGACGGCGACGTGA